The following coding sequences lie in one Pseudomonas monsensis genomic window:
- a CDS encoding GNAT family N-acetyltransferase, protein MSQIEIRPVTAGDHAAWLPLWQAYLRFYNTELPDTVTQSTWQRFLDPGEPTHAALAWADGKAVGMVHYIYHRSNWSIENSCYLQDLLVVPQVRGTGVGRLLIEHVYATAKADGCCKVHWLTHETNATAIQLYERIAERPGFIQFRKAL, encoded by the coding sequence ATGAGTCAGATCGAGATACGCCCCGTCACCGCTGGCGATCACGCCGCGTGGCTGCCGCTGTGGCAGGCTTACCTGAGGTTCTACAACACCGAACTGCCGGACACGGTGACGCAAAGCACCTGGCAGCGCTTTCTCGACCCGGGCGAACCCACCCACGCGGCATTGGCCTGGGCCGACGGCAAGGCGGTGGGCATGGTGCATTACATTTATCATCGTTCGAACTGGAGCATCGAAAACTCCTGCTACCTGCAGGACTTGCTGGTGGTGCCGCAAGTCCGCGGCACCGGCGTCGGTCGTCTGCTGATCGAACACGTCTACGCCACGGCCAAGGCCGACGGTTGCTGCAAAGTCCACTGGCTGACCCATGAAACCAACGCCACCGCGATCCAGCTCTACGAGCGCATCGCCGAACGCCCGGGCTTCATCCAGTTTCGCAAAGCCCTTTAA
- a CDS encoding PLP-dependent aminotransferase family protein — protein sequence MSVSPPLSMPFNPAGIELDRRLGLSRQLYQALRLRVLDGRLASGTRLLASRDLASALGISRNSVVRAYDQLYAEGFIEGRVGDGTYVAQLAQSLSSAKKLSTKVSTGLSTGLPTALSTNWLDLPVVSSSNVIHSATFSRLEKNHLPRPPSGPPRAFRVGVPAFDLFPFEVWAKLNAAFWRKPDLQQLCYGDPAGDARLRGMIAAYLRSSRGMQCSAEQIVITSGAQQGISLCAQLLVEPGDGVAIENPGYRAAGHAFAVAGAQLHGVAVDSEGIDCAAMAGLSDCRVAYVTPSHQYPTGVVMSLARRLELLAWAERNQGWIVEDDYDGEYRYTGAPLAPLAALDRQGRVLYVGTFGKVAFPALRLGYLVLPPGLVDAFSQRRAVDVRHSEVSTQAVMAEFMAAGHFQRHIRRMRRAALNRRNTLLDGWPSGIPGVGALPAVSAGLHLTVAVESIAREQQLVEQAARADVEINGLSSYWLPDSTTPADRRAGLVLGFAAVPEPAIRAALMRLRQAWLG from the coding sequence ATGTCCGTTTCGCCGCCGCTGTCCATGCCATTCAATCCCGCCGGTATCGAGCTGGATCGCCGCCTGGGCTTGAGCCGCCAGCTCTACCAGGCCCTGCGTCTGCGGGTACTCGATGGCCGGCTGGCCAGCGGCACGCGATTGCTGGCGAGCCGGGATCTGGCGTCAGCACTGGGGATTTCCCGCAACAGTGTGGTGCGGGCCTATGATCAGCTGTATGCCGAAGGCTTTATTGAAGGACGAGTCGGCGACGGTACCTACGTGGCGCAACTGGCTCAGTCGCTGAGCTCGGCAAAAAAACTATCCACAAAAGTATCCACAGGGTTGTCAACAGGCTTACCCACAGCCTTATCCACAAATTGGCTGGATTTGCCTGTGGTTTCATCCAGTAACGTTATCCACAGCGCGACATTTTCGCGCCTCGAAAAGAACCATTTACCGCGTCCGCCCAGTGGTCCGCCGCGTGCATTTCGCGTGGGTGTGCCGGCGTTCGATCTGTTTCCCTTCGAGGTCTGGGCCAAGCTGAACGCGGCTTTCTGGCGCAAACCGGATCTTCAGCAGCTGTGCTACGGCGACCCGGCCGGCGATGCGCGTTTGCGCGGGATGATTGCCGCTTATTTGCGCAGCTCCCGTGGCATGCAGTGTTCGGCTGAACAAATTGTGATCACCAGTGGCGCCCAGCAGGGCATCAGTCTTTGTGCACAGTTGCTGGTAGAGCCGGGCGACGGTGTCGCGATCGAGAATCCCGGCTATCGCGCGGCGGGTCATGCGTTCGCTGTGGCCGGGGCGCAATTGCACGGCGTGGCGGTGGACAGTGAAGGCATCGACTGTGCGGCGATGGCCGGGCTCAGCGATTGTCGCGTGGCTTACGTGACGCCCTCCCATCAATACCCGACCGGCGTAGTGATGAGCCTGGCGAGGCGTCTGGAGTTGCTGGCGTGGGCCGAACGCAATCAGGGCTGGATCGTCGAGGATGACTATGACGGCGAGTACCGTTACACCGGCGCACCTTTGGCGCCCTTGGCAGCACTCGATCGGCAGGGCCGCGTGTTGTACGTCGGTACCTTTGGCAAAGTCGCATTTCCGGCGTTGCGCCTTGGTTATCTGGTCTTGCCTCCCGGGCTGGTGGACGCGTTCTCGCAACGCCGGGCGGTGGATGTCCGGCATTCCGAGGTGAGTACTCAAGCGGTGATGGCCGAATTCATGGCCGCCGGGCATTTCCAGCGACACATCCGGCGCATGCGCCGCGCCGCGCTCAACCGCCGCAATACGCTGCTCGATGGCTGGCCGTCGGGCATTCCCGGGGTGGGTGCGCTGCCGGCGGTCTCGGCCGGGCTGCACTTGACGGTGGCGGTGGAGAGCATCGCGCGCGAGCAGCAGTTGGTCGAGCAGGCGGCACGCGCGGATGTGGAGATCAACGGTTTGAGCAGCTATTGGTTGCCCGACTCGACGACGCCAGCCGATCGCCGCGCCGGTCTGGTGCTGGGCTTCGCCGCCGTTCCGGAGCCGGCCATCAGAGCGGCACTGATGCGCCTGCGCCAGGCGTGGCTGGGGTGA
- a CDS encoding polyamine ABC transporter substrate-binding protein, protein MNRLKHFIAPALCAALLSSAAHAEERTLRVYNWFDYITPKALEDFKTQNAQTKLVYDIFDTNEALEAKLLTGNSGYDVVVPSNVFLAKQIEAGVFQPLDRSKLPNWNHLDPKLMKLIEANDPGNKFAVPYMYGTILIGFNPAKVKAALGDNAPVDSWDLIFKEDNISKLKQCGVALLDSPSEILPLALQHLGLDPNSKNPADYAKAEALLMKIRPYVTYFHSSKYMADIANGDICVAVGYSGSFSQAANRAKEAKNGVVVDMRLPKEGAPIWFDMLAIPKGAKNTEDAYTFINYLLQPQVIAPVSDFVGYPNPNKDATEQVDPAIRNNPNLYPTDAAMNTLYTLQPLPRDAERARTRAWTKIKSGT, encoded by the coding sequence ATGAACCGACTCAAGCATTTCATCGCGCCAGCCCTGTGCGCGGCGCTGCTGAGCAGCGCAGCCCACGCTGAAGAACGCACCTTGCGCGTCTACAACTGGTTCGACTACATCACGCCCAAGGCCCTGGAAGACTTCAAGACGCAGAACGCCCAGACCAAACTGGTCTACGACATCTTCGACACCAACGAAGCGCTGGAAGCCAAGCTGCTGACCGGTAACTCCGGCTACGACGTGGTGGTGCCGTCCAACGTGTTCCTCGCCAAGCAGATCGAGGCCGGCGTATTCCAGCCGCTGGATCGCAGCAAACTGCCGAACTGGAATCACCTCGATCCGAAATTGATGAAGCTGATCGAAGCCAACGATCCGGGCAATAAATTTGCCGTGCCTTACATGTACGGCACCATCCTGATCGGCTTCAACCCGGCCAAGGTCAAAGCTGCGCTGGGCGACAATGCGCCGGTGGACAGCTGGGACCTGATTTTCAAGGAAGACAACATCAGCAAACTCAAGCAGTGCGGCGTCGCCCTGCTCGACTCGCCGTCGGAGATTCTGCCGCTGGCCCTGCAACACCTGGGTCTTGATCCGAACAGCAAGAACCCGGCCGACTATGCAAAAGCCGAAGCCTTGCTGATGAAGATCCGGCCCTACGTGACCTACTTCCACTCGTCCAAGTACATGGCCGATATCGCCAACGGTGACATCTGCGTCGCCGTCGGTTATTCCGGCAGCTTCTCGCAAGCGGCCAACCGGGCGAAGGAAGCGAAGAACGGCGTGGTGGTCGACATGCGCCTGCCGAAGGAAGGCGCACCGATCTGGTTCGACATGCTCGCCATTCCCAAGGGAGCGAAGAACACCGAGGACGCCTACACCTTCATCAACTACCTGTTGCAGCCGCAAGTGATTGCGCCGGTCAGCGACTTTGTCGGTTACCCGAACCCGAACAAGGACGCCACCGAACAGGTCGATCCGGCTATTCGCAACAACCCCAATCTGTACCCGACCGACGCCGCCATGAACACGCTGTACACCCTGCAACCACTGCCGCGCGACGCCGAACGGGCACGCACCCGGGCGTGGACGAAGATCAAGTCCGGCACCTGA
- a CDS encoding GNAT family N-acetyltransferase, with the protein MTASLADWKGVPAPTATLLEGRFIRLERLDPARHGDQLFAALEGPGADPKLWDYLPYGPFPERTAFDAWLNNHAAASDPYFFSVVDRASGQVQGLLSLMSIVPAQGRIEIGHVTFGAPMQRSPKSTEAVFLLAKYSFELGYRRLEWKCNNSNARSRYAAERLGFSFEGVFRQHMVVKGQNRDTAWYSILDGEWPAIAAGFEQWLADENQTPDGQVKGLVECRS; encoded by the coding sequence ATGACCGCTTCACTCGCTGACTGGAAAGGCGTCCCCGCCCCCACCGCCACCCTGCTCGAGGGCCGCTTCATTCGCCTGGAAAGACTCGACCCGGCGCGCCACGGTGACCAACTGTTCGCCGCCCTCGAAGGCCCCGGTGCCGACCCCAAACTCTGGGATTATTTACCCTACGGCCCATTCCCGGAGCGCACAGCGTTCGACGCATGGCTGAACAACCACGCGGCCGCCAGCGACCCGTACTTCTTCAGCGTCGTTGATCGCGCCAGCGGTCAGGTGCAAGGCCTCCTCAGCCTGATGTCGATCGTCCCGGCCCAGGGCCGCATCGAAATCGGTCACGTCACCTTCGGTGCGCCGATGCAGCGTTCACCGAAAAGCACCGAGGCGGTTTTCCTGCTGGCCAAGTATTCCTTCGAGCTGGGTTATCGCCGCCTCGAATGGAAGTGCAACAACAGCAACGCCCGCTCCAGATACGCTGCCGAGCGCCTGGGCTTCAGCTTCGAAGGCGTGTTCCGCCAGCACATGGTGGTCAAGGGCCAGAACCGCGACACCGCGTGGTATTCGATTCTGGATGGAGAGTGGCCGGCGATCGCGGCAGGGTTCGAGCAGTGGCTGGCGGATGAAAATCAGACGCCAGACGGGCAGGTAAAAGGCTTGGTGGAATGCCGTTCCTGA
- a CDS encoding dermonecrotic toxin domain-containing protein, protein MTEPSLPSAVEVITQLVTGPSPCEVATRALQPALKALYPTLDIDPQLAMVVTPSWLIADDQVIAGASHSESLTDVLVRLGLSGTTVTYLEGEHFLTLQPGVPVSLQLPVKIDAIGALLNELAPLLFIAYKEQQVEYWDEFTSPGQPRWLQLSDALRNLWNVDASLGWDADLQAMAHRVFQQPDKRQRLPGDPYKTRACLIDLDHSAEAERGHMARLDTAVLIGTAAERSLIISYSVINGFQRFDSLDEFADTLPRRFGRNSTSAELKWRLFEPDGNFFDHQACSLIALEADALGQINFFDGSTEYNLYPHAGTAGNHQQPTPRLKPHMERLQPLLPSWLNTASPADQSSYSRHLLDLTTVQHANNGKTFQSEVDSLQTFTRDALSRAMLKDHPTAADVNIDDIQVSITSVVVWGTFVLPGNTQTRTLSLLELALQNLAGLPLGNKTVSARDGSALPAWMSVAYLENLVSTVDIGRTYPAYLKARLVDDIAQAHTLQALYTRQLCIELPLLALQNKILGKAGIDEQGYRYVLAALGSTAGERRVDGLDIVIRPLAFVAHRSSSGADTVQNMFVIGPRVAGSGPCVLYRPLFETALLQYPGHANLLYAIQHSQHLRESVLAWLPDDVRFNYSQFVFTARLPSVWTIPQLLVNPVTPLDMSRPVELGTTLIENDALETLYASNVQALITQADRQSVSDAEARWATLKQGGWMLFNAALPFLGRSVGTAAWIWQIMDDLQEVSDVANQASGEVAWSALADILLALGDGAGPSRGGRRQAPDAIYQRTGRTHASPETRPASAQTAAFAGCD, encoded by the coding sequence ATGACCGAACCCTCCTTACCCAGCGCCGTTGAAGTGATAACGCAACTGGTGACCGGCCCGTCGCCGTGCGAAGTTGCGACCCGGGCGTTGCAACCCGCGCTGAAAGCACTGTACCCGACGCTGGACATCGACCCGCAACTGGCGATGGTGGTGACCCCCTCCTGGCTCATCGCCGACGACCAGGTGATCGCGGGCGCCAGTCACAGCGAATCGCTCACCGATGTGCTGGTACGGCTCGGCCTGTCCGGAACCACGGTGACGTATCTCGAGGGCGAGCACTTTCTCACCTTGCAGCCTGGCGTCCCCGTGTCACTCCAGTTGCCGGTAAAGATCGATGCCATCGGCGCCCTGCTCAACGAACTGGCCCCGCTGCTGTTCATCGCCTACAAAGAACAACAGGTCGAATACTGGGACGAATTCACCAGCCCCGGACAGCCGCGCTGGCTGCAATTGTCCGATGCCTTGCGCAACCTGTGGAACGTCGACGCCAGCCTTGGCTGGGATGCCGACCTGCAGGCCATGGCGCACAGGGTTTTCCAGCAGCCGGACAAACGCCAGCGGCTGCCCGGCGATCCCTACAAGACACGCGCCTGCCTGATCGACCTCGACCACAGTGCCGAGGCCGAACGCGGTCACATGGCCCGGCTCGACACAGCCGTGTTGATCGGTACCGCGGCAGAACGCAGCCTGATCATCAGCTACTCGGTGATCAATGGATTTCAGCGCTTCGATTCGCTGGATGAGTTCGCCGACACCCTGCCGCGCCGTTTCGGGCGCAACAGCACCAGTGCCGAGCTCAAGTGGCGGCTGTTCGAGCCCGACGGCAATTTTTTCGATCATCAGGCCTGCAGCCTGATTGCACTGGAGGCTGATGCGCTGGGGCAGATCAACTTCTTCGATGGCTCGACCGAATACAACCTCTACCCACACGCCGGTACTGCGGGCAATCATCAGCAACCCACGCCACGCCTCAAACCGCATATGGAACGCCTGCAACCGTTGTTGCCCTCGTGGCTGAACACCGCATCCCCCGCCGATCAGTCCAGCTACAGCCGGCATCTGCTGGACCTGACCACCGTGCAGCATGCCAACAATGGCAAAACCTTTCAGAGTGAAGTGGACAGCCTGCAGACCTTCACCCGCGATGCCCTGAGCCGGGCAATGCTCAAGGACCATCCCACAGCAGCTGATGTGAACATTGATGACATCCAGGTCAGCATCACCAGCGTGGTGGTCTGGGGCACATTCGTTCTGCCGGGCAATACGCAGACCCGGACCCTGTCGCTCCTCGAACTGGCCCTGCAGAACCTGGCGGGCCTGCCATTGGGCAACAAGACCGTGAGCGCCAGGGACGGCAGCGCATTGCCGGCGTGGATGAGCGTGGCTTACCTGGAAAACCTGGTCAGCACCGTCGACATCGGCAGGACCTACCCGGCGTACCTGAAAGCGCGGCTGGTCGATGACATTGCGCAGGCGCACACCCTGCAAGCGCTCTACACCCGCCAGTTGTGCATCGAACTGCCGCTGCTGGCGTTGCAAAACAAAATTCTTGGCAAGGCCGGTATCGACGAGCAGGGTTACCGCTATGTACTCGCCGCCCTCGGCAGCACTGCCGGCGAGCGTCGGGTCGATGGACTGGACATTGTCATCCGGCCATTGGCATTCGTTGCCCACCGCAGCAGTTCAGGCGCGGACACCGTGCAGAACATGTTCGTCATCGGCCCGCGCGTGGCCGGTTCAGGCCCCTGCGTGTTGTATCGGCCATTGTTTGAAACGGCACTGCTCCAATACCCCGGCCACGCCAACCTGTTGTATGCGATCCAGCATTCGCAACATCTGCGTGAGTCGGTACTGGCCTGGCTGCCGGACGATGTACGGTTCAATTACAGCCAGTTTGTGTTCACCGCCAGACTGCCTTCGGTGTGGACGATTCCGCAGTTGCTGGTCAATCCGGTGACGCCCCTGGACATGTCACGCCCCGTCGAACTGGGCACCACGCTTATCGAAAACGATGCACTGGAGACCCTGTACGCCAGCAACGTCCAGGCGCTTATCACCCAGGCGGATCGTCAGTCGGTCTCCGACGCAGAAGCACGCTGGGCCACGCTCAAGCAGGGTGGCTGGATGCTGTTCAATGCGGCGCTGCCGTTTCTTGGGCGCAGCGTCGGAACGGCAGCATGGATCTGGCAAATCATGGACGACCTGCAGGAAGTCAGCGACGTCGCCAATCAAGCATCCGGCGAGGTCGCCTGGTCGGCACTGGCCGATATTCTCCTCGCGCTGGGGGATGGTGCTGGCCCATCGCGCGGCGGTCGGCGACAAGCCCCAGACGCAATCTATCAGCGCACCGGAAGAACCCACGCAAGTCCCGAAACCCGTCCCGCAAGCGCTCAAACCGCAGCGTTTGCCGGATGTGATTGA
- a CDS encoding FMN-binding negative transcriptional regulator: protein MYTPKAFAIDELSQLHELILATRLAILVSHGTNGLQASHVPVLLHREQGEFGTLYGHLAKANPQWKDLRDGAEAMLIFAGADAYVSPGFYPSKAEHGKVVPTWNYVAVHAYGRAETFSDGGRLLDIVSTLTDRHEAGRAQPWSVADAPADYIDGMLKAIVGFAIPVDRLEGKRKLSQNRSADDIAGVREGLAASPEVNDQTLAQLMR, encoded by the coding sequence ATGTACACGCCCAAAGCCTTTGCCATCGACGAGCTGTCGCAACTGCACGAACTGATCCTCGCCACCCGCCTCGCCATTCTGGTGAGCCACGGCACCAACGGCCTGCAAGCCAGCCATGTACCGGTGCTGCTGCATCGCGAACAGGGTGAGTTCGGTACGCTGTACGGACACCTGGCCAAAGCCAATCCCCAGTGGAAAGACCTGCGCGACGGTGCCGAGGCCATGCTGATCTTTGCCGGCGCCGATGCTTACGTGAGCCCGGGCTTCTACCCCAGCAAGGCCGAACACGGCAAAGTCGTGCCGACCTGGAATTATGTCGCCGTGCACGCCTACGGCCGCGCCGAAACCTTCAGCGACGGCGGACGCCTGCTCGACATCGTCAGCACCCTCACCGACCGCCATGAGGCTGGCCGCGCACAACCCTGGTCGGTGGCCGACGCGCCGGCCGATTACATCGACGGCATGCTCAAGGCCATCGTCGGTTTTGCCATTCCCGTCGACCGCCTCGAAGGCAAGCGCAAGCTCAGCCAGAACCGCAGCGCTGACGATATCGCCGGCGTGCGCGAAGGCCTGGCCGCCAGTCCCGAAGTCAACGATCAAACCCTCGCCCAACTGATGCGCTAA
- a CDS encoding histone deacetylase family protein gives MLTIYSDDHHLHHGRCELIDGQLKPCFEMPSRADHVLQRVQNQHLGPVEAPKDFGLEPITRIHSRDYLDFFKGAWERWTEFNTDGDLLPYTWPARTLRQIKPTSLHGQLGYYSFDGGAPITAGTWQAAYSAAQVALTAQAEIQRGARSAFALCRPPGHHAASDLMGGYCYLNNAAIAAQAFLDQGHQKVAILDVDYHHGNGTQSIFYERSDVLFTSIHGHPEAEFPFFLGYDDERGEGAGVGFNFNYPLPAGSGWDVWSAALDQACNEIERYGADIIVVSLGVDTFKDDPISQFKLDSPDYLAMGKRIAALGKPTLFVMEGGYAVEEIGINAVNVLEGFEQ, from the coding sequence ATGCTGACGATCTACTCGGACGATCACCACCTGCACCATGGTCGCTGTGAACTCATCGACGGCCAGCTCAAGCCATGCTTTGAAATGCCCTCACGCGCTGACCACGTGTTGCAACGGGTGCAGAACCAGCACCTTGGCCCGGTCGAGGCGCCGAAGGACTTTGGCCTGGAGCCGATCACACGCATCCACAGCCGCGATTACCTCGACTTCTTCAAAGGCGCATGGGAGCGCTGGACTGAATTCAACACCGACGGCGATCTGCTGCCCTACACCTGGCCGGCGCGCACGCTGCGGCAGATCAAACCGACCAGCCTGCACGGCCAACTCGGCTATTACAGCTTCGACGGCGGCGCACCGATCACCGCGGGCACCTGGCAAGCGGCCTACAGCGCAGCGCAAGTGGCGCTGACTGCCCAGGCGGAAATCCAGCGCGGGGCACGCAGTGCCTTCGCCCTGTGCCGTCCACCGGGACACCACGCTGCCAGCGACTTGATGGGCGGTTATTGCTACCTCAACAACGCGGCCATCGCCGCTCAGGCGTTCCTCGACCAGGGGCACCAAAAGGTCGCGATCCTCGACGTCGACTACCACCACGGTAACGGCACCCAGTCGATTTTCTATGAGCGCAGCGACGTGCTGTTCACTTCGATTCACGGCCACCCGGAAGCCGAGTTTCCGTTCTTCCTCGGCTACGACGATGAACGCGGCGAAGGCGCAGGTGTTGGCTTCAACTTCAATTACCCGCTGCCCGCCGGTTCCGGCTGGGACGTGTGGAGCGCGGCACTGGACCAGGCCTGCAACGAGATCGAGCGCTACGGCGCCGACATCATTGTGGTCTCGCTGGGCGTCGATACCTTCAAGGACGACCCGATCTCGCAATTCAAACTCGACAGCCCGGATTACCTGGCGATGGGCAAACGCATCGCCGCCCTCGGCAAACCGACCCTGTTCGTCATGGAGGGTGGTTACGCGGTGGAAGAAATCGGCATCAACGCGGTGAACGTGCTGGAAGGGTTTGAACAATGA
- a CDS encoding AraC family transcriptional regulator, with translation MLHSHLTTLNAVSLVLNTFKDQGLSSDALLTGSGISAADLARADTRITTNQEMQVCANAVALKHDIGLELGRRMHVSCYGILGYALLTCATFGDALRLAIRYPALLGTLFELSLEEDGERVWFVAADYRESPAMAVFNAEFCLVSLKVICDDLLGHPLPLLATRFEHDAPDYRDSYAEHFASALHFAAKDNAFAFDRRWLEQPLPLADVITHQAMAERCRKQNLEFTGRQAWLGRIRHLLSTQLNAAPGLEGLAHQMKCSPRTLRRHLKDMGSSYQELLDELRFERAKQMLCEDQLPIYRIAETLGFSETASFRHAFVRWSGVAPSQFRPH, from the coding sequence ATGCTGCACTCCCACCTCACCACCCTCAACGCCGTCTCGCTGGTGCTTAACACCTTCAAGGATCAGGGCCTGTCCAGTGACGCCCTGCTCACGGGCAGCGGCATCAGTGCGGCGGATCTGGCCCGCGCCGACACGCGCATCACCACCAATCAGGAAATGCAGGTCTGCGCCAACGCCGTGGCCCTCAAGCATGACATCGGCCTCGAACTGGGCCGGCGCATGCACGTGTCCTGCTACGGCATCCTCGGTTACGCACTGCTGACCTGTGCCACCTTCGGTGACGCTTTGCGTCTGGCGATCCGTTATCCGGCGCTGCTGGGAACACTTTTTGAACTGAGTCTGGAAGAGGATGGCGAGCGGGTCTGGTTCGTCGCCGCCGATTATCGCGAGAGCCCGGCGATGGCGGTGTTCAATGCCGAGTTCTGCCTGGTGTCGCTGAAGGTGATTTGCGACGACCTGCTCGGACATCCACTACCGCTGCTGGCGACGCGATTCGAGCATGATGCGCCGGACTATCGCGACAGTTATGCCGAACACTTCGCCAGTGCGCTGCACTTCGCTGCCAAGGACAACGCCTTCGCGTTCGACCGCCGCTGGCTCGAGCAACCACTGCCGCTGGCCGACGTCATCACCCATCAGGCGATGGCTGAACGTTGCCGCAAGCAGAACCTTGAATTCACCGGGCGTCAGGCGTGGCTGGGGCGCATCCGCCACTTGCTCAGCACCCAGCTGAATGCCGCGCCGGGACTGGAAGGCCTGGCCCACCAGATGAAGTGTTCGCCACGCACCCTGCGCCGCCACCTCAAGGACATGGGCAGCAGTTATCAGGAGTTGCTGGATGAGCTGCGTTTCGAGCGCGCCAAGCAGATGTTGTGTGAGGATCAGTTGCCGATCTACCGCATCGCCGAAACTCTGGGCTTCAGCGAGACCGCGAGTTTTCGCCATGCCTTCGTGCGCTGGAGCGGCGTGGCGCCGAGCCAGTTCAGACCCCACTGA
- a CDS encoding asparaginase encodes MNSSTYPAAQHVMVLYTGGTIGMQASANGLAPASGFEARMRDYLHSQPELVVPQWRFREMSPLIDSANMTPAYWQQLREAVVDAVDVQGCDSVLILHGTDTLAYSAAAMSFQLLGLHARVCFTGSMLPAGVTDSDAWENLSGALVALGQGLAPGVHLYFHGELLAPTRCAKVRSFGRHPFKRLERQGGGVKATAIPAALNYNQPRQLANVAVLPLFPGISAGIVDGLLDGGIQGLVLECYGSGTGPSDNAEFLASLGRARDKGVVVVAVTQCHEGGVELDVYEAGSRLRGVGVLSGGGMTREAAFGKLQALLGAGLETAEVRRLIELDLCGELI; translated from the coding sequence ATGAATTCGTCGACCTACCCCGCCGCTCAACACGTCATGGTGCTCTACACCGGGGGCACCATCGGCATGCAGGCCAGTGCCAACGGCCTGGCTCCGGCGTCCGGTTTCGAAGCCCGCATGCGCGACTACCTGCACAGCCAACCCGAGCTGGTGGTGCCGCAGTGGCGCTTCCGGGAAATGTCGCCGCTGATCGACAGCGCCAACATGACCCCGGCCTATTGGCAGCAACTGCGTGAAGCGGTGGTCGATGCCGTGGACGTGCAAGGCTGCGACAGCGTGCTGATCCTGCACGGCACCGACACCCTGGCCTACAGCGCCGCCGCGATGAGTTTCCAGTTGCTCGGCCTCCACGCACGCGTGTGCTTCACCGGCTCCATGCTGCCGGCGGGCGTCACTGACAGCGACGCCTGGGAAAACCTCAGTGGCGCGCTGGTCGCCCTCGGCCAGGGCCTGGCGCCAGGCGTGCACCTGTACTTCCACGGCGAACTGCTGGCCCCGACCCGCTGCGCGAAAGTACGCAGCTTCGGCCGGCATCCGTTCAAGCGCCTGGAACGTCAGGGTGGCGGCGTGAAAGCTACGGCGATCCCCGCAGCGCTGAACTACAACCAGCCCAGACAATTGGCGAATGTCGCGGTGCTGCCGCTGTTCCCCGGCATCAGCGCCGGGATTGTCGACGGCCTGCTCGACGGCGGCATCCAGGGCCTGGTGCTGGAATGCTACGGCAGCGGCACCGGTCCGAGCGACAACGCCGAGTTCCTCGCCAGCCTCGGCCGTGCGCGGGATAAAGGTGTGGTGGTGGTCGCGGTCACGCAGTGCCATGAAGGCGGCGTCGAGCTGGACGTTTACGAGGCCGGCAGCCGCTTGCGTGGCGTGGGCGTGTTGTCCGGTGGCGGCATGACCCGCGAGGCGGCGTTCGGCAAGTTGCAGGCGCTGCTCGGTGCCGGTCTGGAAACGGCTGAAGTGCGGCGTCTGATCGAACTCGACCTCTGCGGCGAACTGATCTGA